The proteins below are encoded in one region of Aquisphaera giovannonii:
- a CDS encoding TadE/TadG family type IV pilus assembly protein, with translation MFPRSRTRPVSRRPRRGAAVLETALILNVLLLGILGVFEYGRIVMLRQLMENAAREGARLAVVGTASTPEVTTAQIQACVVSYMAGQSISNLSVSVYQANPATGANIGSWDQAPYGGAIAVKITATYRPIVPTTFGIVPNPLPMTIVSMMLSEAN, from the coding sequence ATGTTTCCGAGGTCGAGGACCAGGCCCGTCTCGCGGCGTCCGCGGAGGGGGGCGGCCGTCCTGGAGACCGCCCTGATCCTCAACGTGCTCCTGCTCGGGATCCTCGGCGTCTTCGAGTATGGGCGGATCGTGATGCTCCGCCAGTTGATGGAGAACGCGGCGAGGGAGGGGGCCAGGCTCGCCGTCGTCGGGACCGCGTCCACGCCGGAGGTCACGACCGCCCAGATCCAGGCCTGCGTCGTCTCGTACATGGCCGGCCAGTCGATCAGCAACCTGTCGGTCTCGGTCTACCAGGCCAACCCCGCGACGGGGGCGAACATCGGGAGCTGGGACCAGGCGCCCTACGGCGGCGCCATCGCCGTGAAGATCACGGCGACCTACAGGCCGATCGTGCCGACGACGTTCGGGATCGTGCCCAACCCGCTGCCCATGACGATCGTCTCGATGATGCTCAGCGAGGCCAACTGA
- a CDS encoding 3-keto-disaccharide hydrolase: protein MYQARFHARSAAARLLAFTFAATSSVAAAGDEPAEPPYARQLPEVRSGPPAFAFNGKDLAGFYTYLHDHRHEDPDGVFRVRDGVLVVSGREFGGISTRDEYANYHLVVEWRWGGKTWPPREGNARDSGILLHAVGPDDASGGHWMESVECQIIEGGTGDLLMVGGRSKPRLTCEVRTGPDGQPYFDKGSKPVTRDSGRFNWWGRDPEWKDVLGFRGARDVEKPLGEWNRLEVVCDGSTITNILNGRVVNVGTNSSHTRGKITFQSEGAEIHFRKIEIRPLLR, encoded by the coding sequence ATGTACCAGGCCCGCTTCCATGCGCGATCCGCGGCCGCCCGCCTCCTCGCCTTCACCTTCGCGGCGACCTCCTCGGTCGCGGCCGCGGGGGACGAGCCGGCCGAGCCGCCCTACGCCCGCCAGCTCCCGGAGGTCCGCTCCGGCCCGCCGGCCTTCGCGTTCAACGGCAAGGACCTGGCCGGCTTCTACACCTACCTGCACGACCACCGCCATGAGGATCCCGACGGCGTCTTCCGCGTCCGCGACGGCGTCCTCGTGGTCTCGGGCCGGGAGTTCGGCGGGATTTCCACCCGGGACGAGTACGCGAACTACCACCTGGTGGTGGAATGGCGGTGGGGCGGCAAGACCTGGCCGCCCCGCGAGGGCAACGCCCGGGATTCGGGCATCCTCCTCCACGCCGTCGGGCCCGACGACGCGTCCGGCGGCCACTGGATGGAGTCCGTCGAGTGCCAGATCATCGAGGGGGGCACCGGCGACCTCCTCATGGTCGGAGGCCGCAGCAAGCCGAGGCTGACGTGCGAGGTCCGCACCGGCCCCGACGGCCAGCCTTACTTCGACAAGGGCTCGAAGCCCGTCACCCGCGACTCCGGCCGCTTCAACTGGTGGGGCCGAGACCCGGAGTGGAAGGATGTGCTCGGCTTCCGCGGTGCCCGGGACGTCGAGAAGCCCCTCGGCGAGTGGAACCGCCTGGAGGTCGTCTGCGACGGCTCCACGATCACCAACATCCTCAACGGCCGCGTGGTCAACGTCGGCACCAACTCGAGCCACACCCGCGGCAAGATCACCTTCCAGTCCGAGGGTGCCGAGATCCACTTTCGCAAGATCGAGATACGGCCGCTTTTGCGGTGA
- a CDS encoding DUF4276 family protein, protein MARLFILVEGETEETFVNELLADHLCARGFLNVSAKLMGNARLRSKRGGVKSWPSVRTEIVRHLRSDPEVFVSTMVDYYGMPSDGDRGWPGRRRAASLPFAERAISIERELIVNIGDEIGDARRFIPFVVMHEFEAYLFSDCGRMATAIGQDNLGASFQAIRDSFGTPEEINDSPSTHPSRRILAIFPGYEKPLFGNLAALEIGLERIRAECPHFRAWLERLEGLL, encoded by the coding sequence GTGGCTAGGCTCTTCATCCTCGTCGAGGGGGAGACGGAAGAGACCTTCGTCAACGAGTTGCTGGCCGATCACCTTTGCGCCCGAGGGTTCCTCAACGTCTCGGCGAAGCTCATGGGCAATGCTCGCCTGAGGTCGAAGAGAGGCGGGGTCAAGTCGTGGCCCTCGGTGCGGACCGAAATCGTCAGGCACCTTCGATCCGATCCCGAGGTCTTCGTCAGCACCATGGTCGACTATTACGGCATGCCGTCCGACGGCGACCGAGGATGGCCGGGAAGACGTCGTGCCGCATCCCTCCCCTTCGCGGAGAGGGCCATCTCCATCGAGCGAGAGTTGATCGTCAACATCGGGGATGAGATCGGGGACGCGAGGAGGTTCATCCCCTTCGTCGTGATGCACGAGTTCGAAGCCTATCTCTTCAGCGATTGCGGCCGCATGGCCACGGCCATCGGGCAGGACAACCTCGGGGCTTCCTTCCAGGCGATCCGCGATTCCTTCGGGACCCCGGAGGAGATCAACGACTCACCGTCCACTCATCCCTCCAGACGCATCCTGGCCATCTTCCCCGGCTACGAGAAACCTCTGTTCGGTAACCTCGCGGCGTTGGAGATTGGCCTGGAACGCATCCGCGCGGAATGTCCCCATTTCCGAGCTTGGCTGGAAAGGCTCGAAGGCTTGCTCTGA
- a CDS encoding AAA family ATPase, whose protein sequence is MTAVDQESENARPQPADPPVLLDHITIEGYRSIRSLDAVELRPRNVLIGANGSGKSNFLSVFSFLRSIRQGKLASYTERAGGAERILHFGSKVTSSMRFALTFKGGVNGYHASLSPTSEDRFYVHDEFCSLWNRKTHASPHTDRLHGTGGEAGISGQQARVARWVQGHLDSWQKYHFHDTGDSSPMRKTASVNDNRSLRPDASNLAAYLYFLKTSAPSSYQLIRKTVQRAAPFFDDFHLEPLRLNDQTIRLEWIHKSSDQYFDAASLSDGTLRFICLSTLFAQPMEHRPSMIIVDEPELGLHPSAITLLASLIKSASRETQVIVSTQSALLLDHFEPEDVLVADLEDGATTLHRLDSNELAEWLEDYSLGQLWEKNQFGGRPGRG, encoded by the coding sequence GTGACCGCGGTTGATCAGGAGAGCGAGAACGCAAGGCCGCAGCCCGCCGACCCTCCGGTCCTGCTCGACCACATCACCATCGAGGGATACCGGAGCATCCGCTCACTGGACGCGGTCGAACTGCGGCCCCGCAACGTCCTGATCGGAGCAAACGGCTCGGGCAAATCGAATTTCCTCTCGGTTTTTAGCTTCCTCAGGTCCATCAGGCAAGGGAAGCTTGCTAGCTACACCGAGAGGGCGGGCGGCGCCGAAAGGATCCTCCACTTCGGCTCGAAAGTCACCTCGAGCATGAGGTTTGCCCTCACGTTCAAGGGGGGAGTGAACGGGTACCATGCCTCGCTCTCCCCAACCTCGGAGGACCGATTTTACGTCCATGACGAATTTTGCAGCTTATGGAATAGAAAAACGCACGCATCCCCCCATACGGATCGACTACACGGCACGGGCGGCGAAGCGGGTATCAGCGGCCAGCAAGCCCGCGTAGCCCGATGGGTTCAGGGCCACCTCGACAGCTGGCAGAAATATCACTTCCACGACACAGGCGATAGCTCGCCGATGCGAAAGACCGCGTCGGTGAATGACAATCGATCTCTTCGCCCCGATGCGTCGAACCTCGCGGCGTACCTTTACTTCCTGAAAACCAGCGCTCCTTCGTCGTACCAGTTGATCCGGAAGACGGTACAGAGGGCAGCCCCGTTCTTCGACGACTTCCACCTGGAACCGCTTCGCCTCAATGATCAGACGATCCGCCTGGAGTGGATTCACAAATCGAGCGACCAGTATTTCGATGCCGCGTCTCTGTCCGACGGGACCCTCCGGTTCATCTGCCTCAGCACGCTCTTCGCCCAGCCGATGGAGCATCGACCGTCGATGATCATCGTCGATGAGCCCGAGTTGGGACTGCACCCGTCCGCGATCACGCTGCTGGCCAGCCTGATCAAGTCGGCCTCGCGGGAGACTCAGGTCATCGTCTCGACGCAGTCCGCGCTCCTCCTCGACCACTTCGAGCCCGAGGACGTCCTGGTCGCCGACCTGGAGGACGGTGCAACGACGCTACACCGTCTCGATTCCAACGAACTGGCCGAGTGGCTCGAGGACTATAGCCTGGGCCAGCTCTGGGAGAAGAACCAGTTCGGCGGGAGGCCCGGCCGTGGCTAG
- a CDS encoding TadE/TadG family type IV pilus assembly protein, with amino-acid sequence MRIRRPGIRGRDRRAAAAVEMAVCLPLVLTMLIGTWELGRILEMQQFLNAGAREAARQAGSGLMTNSQVQQVALNYVKNALGDTSGTRTQHLAVTITVYDADIPSTAKAVDVSQADALDLLEIQVSIPYADVRWVALPTLSGAGTLSAKATWVSLKNFPFPTTVPQPPTG; translated from the coding sequence ATGAGGATCCGTCGGCCCGGCATCCGGGGGCGCGATCGGCGGGCGGCCGCGGCGGTCGAGATGGCCGTCTGCCTGCCGCTCGTCCTGACGATGCTCATCGGAACCTGGGAGCTGGGCCGGATCCTGGAGATGCAGCAGTTCCTCAACGCGGGGGCCCGGGAGGCCGCCCGCCAGGCGGGCTCGGGCCTGATGACGAACAGCCAGGTCCAGCAGGTGGCCCTCAACTACGTCAAGAATGCGCTGGGGGACACCTCCGGCACCCGGACCCAGCACCTGGCCGTCACGATCACGGTGTACGACGCCGACATCCCCTCGACCGCGAAGGCGGTGGACGTGAGCCAGGCGGACGCCCTGGACCTGCTGGAGATCCAGGTGAGCATCCCCTACGCCGACGTCCGATGGGTCGCGCTGCCGACCCTCTCCGGCGCCGGGACCCTCTCCGCCAAGGCGACCTGGGTCAGCCTGAAGAACTTCCCGTTCCCCACCACCGTGCCCCAGCCGCCCACGGGCTAG
- a CDS encoding DUF1080 domain-containing protein codes for MNRACPDAASANSAHTRGKITSQSEGAEIQFRKIEVRPLER; via the coding sequence GTGAATCGTGCATGTCCCGACGCCGCGTCCGCGAACTCGGCCCACACCCGCGGCAAGATCACCTCCCAGTCCGAGGGCGCCGAGATCCAGTTCCGCAAGATCGAGGTTCGGCCCCTGGAGCGGTGA